From a region of the Pseudooceanicola aestuarii genome:
- a CDS encoding invasion associated locus B family protein — translation MTISNTIGAALAALLLTTAAVSAQDAAATETAPQADSGAAAGTGPALTMGEDPDADPTLGQPYVKEEIGDWQLQCIRTEEGEDPCQLYQLLQDEDGNSVAEFSLFRVPEGSQATAGATVIVPLETLLTADLSLGVDGSKGKKYRFAFCNQIGCFARIGLTADDIASFRNGKEANLTIVPVAAPDVKVRLNLSLIGFTAGFEKVSVVAQ, via the coding sequence ATGACCATTTCCAACACCATCGGCGCCGCGCTGGCCGCTCTCCTCCTGACGACGGCAGCCGTCTCCGCGCAAGACGCCGCCGCCACCGAAACCGCCCCCCAGGCCGACAGCGGCGCCGCCGCGGGCACCGGCCCGGCCCTGACCATGGGCGAAGATCCCGATGCCGATCCCACATTGGGCCAGCCCTATGTCAAGGAAGAGATCGGCGATTGGCAATTGCAATGCATCCGCACAGAAGAGGGTGAAGACCCGTGCCAGCTGTACCAGTTGCTTCAGGACGAAGACGGCAATTCCGTCGCCGAATTCAGTCTGTTCCGCGTGCCCGAAGGCAGTCAGGCAACCGCCGGCGCCACCGTCATCGTGCCGCTTGAAACACTTCTGACCGCCGACCTGTCGCTGGGCGTGGATGGCTCCAAGGGCAAGAAATACCGCTTTGCCTTCTGCAACCAGATCGGCTGCTTTGCCCGCATCGGCCTGACGGCGGATGACATTGCCTCCTTCCGCAATGGCAAGGAAGCGAACCTGACAATCGTGCCCGTCGCCGCCCCCGACGTGAAGGTGCGTCTGAACCTGTCGCTGATCGGGTTCACCGCCGGGTTCGAGAAAGTGTCCGTCGTCGCGCAATAA
- a CDS encoding beta-ketoacyl-[acyl-carrier-protein] synthase family protein, with the protein MKRVVITGAGTINALGHDVAETLAAFREGRCGIGELDVRDVERLAIRIGGQVRGFSSEGLFNRQQMALYDRFTQFTLVAAREAIAQSGLVFEGELAAKAGVVLGNSGGGMTTLDENYRHVYEDGKNRVHPFVVPKLMNNAAASHVSMEFNLKGPSFTVASACASSNHAMAQAFQMVRSGMTPAMVSGGSESMLCFGGVKAWEGLRVMSKDACRPFSANRNGMVQGEGAGVFVFEEMDHARARGADILAEIVGFAMTSDASDIVMPSKQGAARAMKGAMNDAGINPEQVGYINAHGTGTAANDKTECAAVADVFGKHADDLMISSTKSMHGHLIGGTGAVELLACIMAVRDGVIAPTIGYEEPDPECALDVVPNEAREARIDVAISNAFSFGGLNAVLALRGV; encoded by the coding sequence GTGAAACGGGTTGTCATTACCGGCGCGGGAACGATCAACGCGCTTGGCCATGATGTTGCGGAAACGCTGGCGGCGTTTCGCGAGGGGCGTTGCGGCATCGGAGAGCTGGACGTGCGCGATGTCGAACGTCTGGCGATCCGTATCGGTGGACAGGTGCGCGGCTTCTCCTCGGAGGGGCTGTTCAACCGCCAGCAAATGGCGCTCTACGACCGGTTCACCCAGTTCACCCTGGTGGCCGCGCGCGAGGCCATTGCCCAATCCGGCCTGGTCTTCGAAGGGGAACTGGCCGCCAAGGCCGGCGTCGTTCTGGGCAATTCCGGCGGCGGGATGACCACGCTGGACGAGAATTACCGCCATGTCTACGAGGACGGCAAGAATCGCGTGCATCCCTTCGTGGTGCCCAAGCTGATGAACAATGCCGCTGCCTCGCATGTGTCGATGGAATTCAACCTGAAGGGGCCCAGCTTTACCGTGGCCTCCGCTTGCGCGTCATCCAATCACGCCATGGCCCAGGCCTTCCAGATGGTGCGGTCGGGCATGACGCCTGCAATGGTGTCGGGCGGGTCCGAATCCATGCTGTGCTTTGGTGGGGTGAAGGCCTGGGAAGGGCTGCGGGTGATGTCCAAGGACGCCTGCCGCCCGTTCAGCGCCAACCGCAACGGCATGGTGCAGGGGGAGGGGGCCGGGGTCTTCGTCTTCGAGGAGATGGACCATGCCCGCGCACGTGGCGCCGACATCCTTGCCGAAATCGTCGGCTTCGCCATGACCTCCGATGCGTCGGATATTGTCATGCCCTCCAAACAGGGGGCCGCCCGCGCGATGAAGGGGGCGATGAACGACGCTGGCATCAATCCCGAACAGGTCGGCTATATCAATGCGCATGGCACCGGCACCGCCGCCAATGACAAGACGGAATGCGCCGCCGTGGCGGATGTGTTTGGCAAACATGCGGACGATCTGATGATCTCCTCCACCAAGTCGATGCATGGCCACCTGATCGGCGGTACCGGCGCGGTTGAGCTGCTGGCCTGCATCATGGCGGTGCGGGATGGCGTGATTGCGCCGACCATCGGCTACGAGGAGCCCGACCCGGAATGCGCGCTGGACGTGGTCCCGAACGAGGCCCGCGAGGCCAGGATCGACGTGGCGATTTCCAATGCATTCTCCTTTGGCGGGCTGAATGCGGTGCTGGCCCTGCGCGGGGTCTGA
- a CDS encoding branched-chain amino acid ABC transporter permease has protein sequence MNDSLRATLLFALVAMLILGTGLMQSWNSALLILNMGLVSAVMALGVNLQWGFAGLFNVGVMGFVALGGLATVLVAQPPVAEAWATGGLRVIAGLIAGAATVALAIVAWGRMARGRARGLVTTAILVVGFFVFRWIFDGGVAGVEAVNPASTGYLGGLGLPVLLAWPVGGVMAAGAAWLIGKTALGLRSDYLAIATLGIAEIIIAVLKNEDWLSRGVKNVIGLPRPVPFEIELQQTPAFVERAQGLGLDPVTASTLWVKGLYAVLFAIVLVVLLWLAQRALKSPWGRMMRAIRDNETAAEAMGKDVTGRHLQVFILGSAICGIAGAMMTTLDGQLTPGTYQPLRFTFLVWVMVIVGGSGNNLGAVLGGFLIWFLWVQVEPLGRGLVDLITAGMDADSPIRAHLVESAAHMRLLTMGVLMLVTLRFAPRGLLPER, from the coding sequence ATGAACGACAGCCTGCGCGCCACCCTTCTGTTCGCGCTGGTCGCGATGCTGATCCTCGGCACCGGTCTGATGCAAAGCTGGAACTCCGCCCTGCTGATCCTGAACATGGGCCTTGTCTCCGCCGTGATGGCCCTGGGGGTGAACCTGCAATGGGGCTTTGCCGGGCTGTTCAACGTCGGCGTCATGGGCTTTGTCGCCCTTGGCGGGCTGGCCACCGTTCTGGTCGCACAGCCGCCCGTGGCGGAGGCCTGGGCCACAGGCGGGCTGCGCGTGATCGCCGGGCTGATCGCAGGCGCCGCCACCGTGGCGCTGGCCATCGTCGCCTGGGGCCGCATGGCGCGCGGACGGGCGCGGGGCCTGGTCACGACGGCGATCCTTGTCGTGGGCTTCTTTGTCTTCCGCTGGATCTTCGACGGCGGGGTCGCGGGTGTCGAGGCGGTGAACCCGGCCTCCACCGGCTATCTTGGCGGGCTGGGCCTGCCGGTGCTGCTCGCCTGGCCGGTGGGCGGCGTGATGGCCGCCGGCGCTGCCTGGTTGATCGGCAAGACCGCCCTGGGCCTGCGGTCGGATTACCTGGCCATCGCCACGCTGGGCATCGCGGAGATCATCATCGCCGTGCTCAAGAACGAGGACTGGCTGTCGCGCGGCGTGAAGAACGTGATCGGCCTGCCGCGCCCTGTCCCCTTCGAGATCGAGTTGCAGCAGACCCCCGCCTTTGTCGAACGGGCGCAGGGGCTGGGTCTGGATCCGGTCACCGCCTCCACCCTGTGGGTGAAGGGGCTATATGCCGTGCTGTTCGCCATCGTGCTGGTAGTGCTGCTGTGGCTGGCGCAACGGGCGTTGAAATCGCCCTGGGGCCGCATGATGCGCGCCATCCGCGACAACGAGACGGCCGCCGAGGCCATGGGCAAGGACGTCACCGGGCGCCATCTTCAGGTGTTCATCCTCGGCTCGGCCATCTGCGGGATCGCCGGCGCCATGATGACCACGCTGGACGGTCAGTTGACGCCCGGCACCTACCAGCCGTTGCGCTTTACCTTCCTGGTCTGGGTGATGGTGATCGTGGGCGGGTCGGGCAACAACCTGGGCGCCGTTCTGGGCGGGTTCCTCATCTGGTTCCTCTGGGTGCAGGTCGAACCGCTGGGCCGGGGCCTGGTGGACCTGATCACCGCCGGCATGGATGCCGATAGCCCCATCCGCGCCCACCTGGTGGAAAGCGCCGCGCATATGCGCCTGCTGACCATGGGGGTGCTGATGCTGGTCACCTTGAGATTCGCGCCACGCGGGCTGCTTCCCGAACGTTGA
- a CDS encoding helicase HerA-like domain-containing protein, protein MVGKVFIGGGGKDYATRQTLRLGYANRHGLIAGATGTGKTVTLQILAEGFSAAGVPVFVSDIKGDLSGLAAAGRAEAKLHEAFQSRAATIGFEDYTYDAFPVLFWDLFGKAGHPIRTTVAEMGPLLLSRLMELTEAQEGILNIAFRLADEQGLPLLDLKDLQALLVWVGENRGELSLRYGNISVQSIGAIQRRLLVLENQGAAEIFGEPALELSDLMRRDADGRGVISILAADRLMAAPRLYATFLLWLLSELFESLPEVGDPDKPKLVFFFDEAHLLFDDAPKALVDKVEQVARLIRSKGVGVYFCTQSPGDVPEDILGQLGNRVQHALRAFTARDRKELRMAAETYRDNPRFSTEEAIREVGVGEAVTSFLEKKGIPGVVERTLIRPPSSQLGPLEAQARSAVIEASAIKGKYDRRIDRESAYEILRQRAEDAARAAEAAEEQEDDMRPADREYNAGRRYSGTRVGRSTSRARRSTDTFGSAIQTAVIKELKGTTGRRIVRGILGGLFKAR, encoded by the coding sequence CTGGTCGGCAAGGTTTTCATCGGCGGTGGGGGCAAGGATTACGCCACCCGCCAGACGCTTCGACTGGGTTATGCCAACCGCCACGGCCTGATCGCCGGCGCGACCGGCACTGGCAAGACCGTCACCCTCCAGATCCTGGCCGAGGGGTTCTCTGCCGCCGGGGTGCCGGTTTTCGTGTCGGACATCAAGGGCGACCTGTCCGGCCTGGCCGCCGCCGGCCGCGCGGAAGCCAAGCTGCACGAAGCGTTCCAATCCCGCGCCGCCACCATCGGGTTCGAGGATTATACCTATGACGCCTTTCCGGTGCTGTTCTGGGATCTGTTCGGCAAGGCCGGCCACCCGATCCGCACCACCGTCGCCGAGATGGGGCCGCTGCTGCTGTCGCGTCTGATGGAGCTGACGGAGGCGCAGGAGGGCATCCTGAACATCGCCTTCCGGCTGGCCGATGAACAGGGGCTGCCGTTGCTGGACCTGAAGGACTTGCAGGCGCTGCTGGTCTGGGTCGGCGAAAACCGGGGCGAACTGTCGCTGCGTTACGGCAATATCTCGGTCCAGTCGATCGGCGCGATCCAGCGGCGGTTGCTGGTGCTGGAGAACCAGGGCGCAGCGGAGATCTTTGGCGAACCCGCGCTGGAATTGTCGGATCTGATGCGCCGCGATGCGGATGGACGGGGCGTGATCTCCATCCTGGCCGCCGACCGGCTGATGGCGGCTCCGCGCCTTTACGCGACCTTCCTGTTGTGGCTTCTGTCGGAGCTGTTCGAAAGCCTGCCGGAGGTCGGAGACCCGGACAAGCCCAAGCTGGTGTTTTTCTTCGACGAGGCCCACCTGCTGTTCGATGACGCGCCCAAGGCCCTGGTGGACAAGGTCGAGCAGGTCGCCCGGCTGATCCGGTCCAAGGGCGTTGGCGTCTATTTCTGCACCCAGTCGCCCGGCGACGTGCCGGAGGATATTCTGGGCCAGCTGGGCAACCGGGTGCAGCATGCGCTGCGCGCCTTCACCGCGCGCGACCGCAAGGAATTGCGCATGGCGGCGGAGACCTATCGCGACAATCCCCGCTTCTCCACCGAGGAGGCGATCCGAGAGGTCGGCGTGGGGGAGGCGGTCACGTCTTTTCTTGAGAAGAAGGGCATCCCCGGCGTGGTGGAGCGCACCCTGATCCGCCCGCCATCCTCGCAATTGGGCCCGCTGGAGGCGCAGGCCCGGAGCGCGGTTATCGAGGCCTCTGCGATCAAGGGCAAGTACGACCGGCGCATCGATCGCGAAAGCGCCTACGAGATCCTGCGCCAGCGCGCCGAGGACGCCGCCCGCGCCGCCGAGGCCGCCGAGGAGCAGGAAGACGACATGCGCCCCGCCGATCGCGAATACAACGCCGGGCGTCGCTACAGCGGTACGCGGGTCGGGCGCTCCACCTCGCGGGCGCGGCGCAGCACGGATACCTTCGGCTCGGCCATCCAGACCGCCGTGATCAAGGAACTGAAAGGCACCACCGGCCGCCGCATCGTGCGTGGCATTCTGGGCGGGTTGTTCAAGGCGCGGTAA
- a CDS encoding ABC transporter substrate-binding protein, which translates to MIRRILPTSAALLALATPALAQSGDPVRLGLMFGLTGPIESLAATMAASARLAVDEVNAAGGILDGRMVETLEADTGCIDNDLATSGAERLIGEGVSGLVGPDCSGVTGAVLQNVAVPNGMALISPSAVSPGLGAMEDRGLFFRTAPSAAREGQVMTEMLGERGIGSVALTYTNNDYGKGLADSFQTAFEAAGGTVTTALAHEDGKGDYSAEVATLDAAGGDVLVVAGYLDQGGLGIIRAATDTDAFDTFMLPGGMVGDSLTDALGDVLDGSFGQIAGTQGEGVTRFHALAEAGGVDGTSTYAPESYDAAALMLLAMAQAGSAAPADYAPMIEDVANAPGEVILPGELGRALEIIAAGGEIDYAGASSVELINGGESAGSYREIEVTGGKMETVRYR; encoded by the coding sequence ATGATCAGACGTATCCTTCCGACTTCCGCCGCGCTTCTGGCGTTGGCCACGCCCGCCCTTGCCCAATCGGGTGATCCGGTGCGGCTGGGCCTGATGTTCGGGCTGACCGGCCCGATCGAAAGCCTGGCGGCGACCATGGCCGCCTCGGCCCGCCTTGCGGTCGACGAGGTGAACGCCGCCGGTGGCATCCTTGACGGTCGCATGGTCGAGACGCTGGAGGCCGACACCGGCTGCATCGACAACGACCTTGCGACCTCTGGCGCCGAACGGTTGATCGGCGAAGGGGTCAGCGGCCTTGTCGGGCCGGATTGTTCGGGCGTCACCGGTGCGGTCTTGCAGAATGTCGCAGTGCCCAACGGCATGGCGCTGATCTCCCCCTCCGCCGTGTCACCGGGGCTGGGCGCCATGGAGGACCGGGGCCTGTTCTTCCGCACCGCGCCCTCTGCCGCGCGCGAGGGTCAGGTGATGACCGAGATGCTGGGCGAACGTGGCATAGGGAGCGTCGCGCTGACCTATACCAACAACGATTACGGCAAAGGACTGGCCGACAGTTTCCAGACCGCGTTCGAGGCGGCAGGCGGCACCGTCACCACCGCGCTGGCGCATGAGGACGGCAAGGGCGATTACAGCGCCGAGGTCGCGACGCTGGATGCCGCAGGCGGCGATGTTCTGGTCGTCGCGGGCTATCTGGATCAGGGCGGGCTGGGCATCATCCGCGCCGCCACCGATACGGATGCGTTCGACACTTTCATGCTGCCCGGCGGCATGGTGGGCGACAGCCTGACGGATGCGCTGGGCGATGTGCTGGACGGCTCCTTCGGGCAGATCGCGGGCACACAGGGCGAAGGGGTCACCCGGTTCCATGCCCTGGCCGAGGCCGGCGGCGTCGACGGCACCTCCACCTATGCGCCCGAAAGCTATGATGCCGCCGCCTTGATGCTGCTGGCGATGGCGCAGGCCGGGTCCGCCGCCCCCGCCGATTACGCACCGATGATCGAAGATGTCGCCAACGCACCGGGCGAGGTCATCCTGCCCGGCGAGCTGGGCCGCGCGCTTGAAATCATTGCCGCAGGGGGAGAGATCGACTATGCCGGTGCATCCTCGGTGGAGTTGATCAATGGCGGCGAAAGCGCCGGAAGTTACAGGGAGATCGAAGTGACGGGCGGAAAGATGGAAACGGTGCGGTATCGCTGA
- a CDS encoding LytTR family DNA-binding domain-containing protein, with the protein MREIIWRPPGDKKVYVFFAALLLLTILGPFGTWSRMSLIERLVFWSVSLTGVGLFMHFAISFCLRARYMERLPRTLCVCVGAALAAAPGAAVVVFTHGVMAPPILEERYFLLIYGQVALLGCVIGGVQFLEWRKTTPADRATPDRTSLPPDDAAPLTDGVPAPDADPNRPAQPLITALHRRLPPELGQDLVSISMQDHYAELTTTRGAHLVLLRLSDALAEAAGLPGQRLHRSHWAVTAHLVMLRRNQGRYWVDLSDGRSLPVSQTYLEQVRACVPEE; encoded by the coding sequence ATGCGTGAAATCATTTGGCGACCGCCGGGCGACAAGAAGGTCTATGTCTTCTTTGCTGCGTTGCTTTTGCTGACCATTCTGGGCCCGTTCGGGACCTGGAGCCGGATGTCGCTGATTGAACGGCTGGTGTTCTGGAGCGTGTCGCTAACTGGCGTCGGTCTGTTCATGCATTTCGCCATCTCCTTTTGTCTGCGCGCCCGCTACATGGAGCGTCTGCCCCGCACGCTATGCGTCTGCGTCGGAGCTGCGTTGGCGGCGGCACCGGGAGCGGCGGTCGTGGTGTTCACCCATGGGGTCATGGCGCCGCCGATTCTGGAGGAACGCTATTTCCTGCTGATCTACGGACAGGTGGCGCTGTTGGGATGCGTCATCGGCGGGGTGCAGTTCCTTGAATGGCGCAAAACGACGCCTGCCGATCGCGCAACCCCGGACCGGACCTCCCTTCCCCCCGACGACGCGGCGCCCCTGACCGATGGCGTCCCGGCGCCAGACGCCGATCCGAACCGCCCTGCGCAGCCCCTGATCACCGCGTTGCACCGTCGCCTGCCGCCAGAGTTGGGGCAGGATCTGGTCTCCATCTCCATGCAGGATCACTATGCTGAGCTGACGACCACGCGCGGCGCCCATCTGGTGCTGCTGCGCCTGTCGGATGCGCTGGCGGAGGCGGCGGGCCTGCCCGGTCAGCGGCTCCACCGATCCCATTGGGCGGTGACCGCGCATCTGGTGATGCTGCGCCGGAACCAGGGGCGCTATTGGGTGGATCTGTCGGACGGGCGTAGCCTGCCGGTCAGCCAGACTTATCTGGAACAGGTCCGCGCCTGCGTGCCCGAAGAATAG
- a CDS encoding ABC transporter ATP-binding protein produces MIRVENLHKHFGGFHAVDGATLEIAEGSITGLIGPNGAGKTTLFNVIAGVLPPTSGRVTMGGEEITGLPPHELFGKGLLRTFQIAHEFSSMSVRENLMMVPGGQSGETLWNAFFRRTRIAEEERTLAAKADEVLEFLTIAHLADEKAGNLSGGQKKLLELGRTMMVDARIVFLDEVGAGVNRTLLNTIGDAILRLNRERGYTFVVIEHDMDFIGRLCDPVICMAEGRVLAEGTLDQIKSDERVIEAYLGTGLKNKEMVG; encoded by the coding sequence ATGATCCGCGTCGAGAACCTGCACAAGCATTTCGGCGGCTTCCACGCCGTCGATGGCGCCACGCTGGAGATCGCCGAAGGCTCGATCACCGGGCTGATCGGTCCCAACGGCGCGGGCAAGACGACGCTGTTCAACGTGATCGCGGGCGTGCTGCCGCCGACCTCGGGCCGGGTGACGATGGGGGGGGAGGAGATCACCGGCCTGCCCCCGCACGAATTGTTCGGCAAGGGGCTGCTGCGCACCTTTCAGATCGCGCATGAATTCTCCTCCATGAGTGTGCGGGAGAACCTGATGATGGTGCCCGGCGGGCAATCCGGCGAAACCCTGTGGAACGCGTTCTTCCGCCGCACCCGCATCGCGGAGGAAGAGCGCACATTGGCCGCCAAGGCCGACGAGGTTCTGGAGTTTCTCACCATCGCGCATCTGGCCGACGAAAAGGCCGGGAACCTGTCCGGCGGCCAGAAAAAGCTGCTGGAACTGGGCCGCACCATGATGGTGGATGCGCGCATCGTCTTTCTGGACGAGGTCGGCGCCGGGGTGAACCGCACCCTGCTGAACACCATCGGCGATGCGATCCTGCGGCTGAACCGTGAACGCGGCTATACCTTTGTGGTGATCGAACACGACATGGATTTCATCGGCCGTCTCTGCGATCCCGTGATCTGCATGGCGGAGGGTCGCGTGCTGGCCGAAGGCACGCTGGACCAGATCAAATCCGACGAACGGGTGATCGAGGCCTATCTGGGCACCGGCCTGAAGAACAAGGAGATGGTGGGCTGA
- a CDS encoding acyl carrier protein → MAEVKDKVIDIIAEQAVLEPSDVTMDSTLEDLGIDSLGLVESIFAIEEAFDIQVPFNANEPEQSDFDISNVRAIIAGVEKLVAEQRA, encoded by the coding sequence CAAGGTCATCGACATCATCGCCGAACAGGCCGTGCTGGAGCCGTCGGACGTGACCATGGACAGCACGTTGGAGGATCTGGGCATCGACAGCCTCGGGCTGGTCGAATCGATCTTCGCGATCGAGGAAGCCTTTGACATCCAGGTGCCGTTCAACGCGAACGAGCCTGAGCAAAGCGATTTTGATATCTCCAACGTTCGCGCCATCATCGCAGGCGTCGAAAAGCTGGTGGCGGAACAACGCGCGTGA
- a CDS encoding ABC transporter ATP-binding protein, protein MSTTPYQDDRGNKDRSITNPSGAGTASATGPATGSTRPVHSGNAFLIGDTMSGGYGKGPNILHGCTIAVDPGEIAVIVGPNGAGKSTAMKAVFGMLDLRGGSVRLDGEDISALSPQDRVRKGMGFVPQVNNIFPSMSVEENLEMGAFIRRDEFRATMEQVYDLFPILRDKRRQAAGELSGGQRQQVAVGRALMTQPKVLMLDEPTAGVSPIVMDELFDRIIEVARTGIPILMVEQNARQALEIADKGYVLVQGANAHTGSGKDLLADPEVRRSFLGG, encoded by the coding sequence ATGAGCACGACCCCCTACCAGGACGACCGCGGCAACAAGGACCGTTCGATCACCAACCCCTCCGGCGCCGGCACCGCCTCCGCGACGGGGCCCGCCACCGGCTCCACCCGTCCGGTGCATTCCGGCAATGCCTTCCTGATCGGGGACACCATGTCGGGTGGCTATGGCAAGGGGCCGAACATCCTGCATGGTTGCACCATCGCCGTCGATCCCGGCGAAATCGCTGTGATCGTCGGCCCCAACGGCGCCGGTAAATCCACCGCGATGAAGGCCGTCTTTGGCATGCTGGACTTGCGCGGCGGATCCGTGCGCCTGGACGGAGAGGACATCTCCGCCCTGTCGCCGCAGGACCGGGTGCGCAAGGGGATGGGGTTCGTGCCGCAGGTGAACAACATCTTCCCCTCGATGAGTGTTGAGGAAAACCTGGAGATGGGGGCCTTCATCCGCCGCGACGAGTTCCGCGCCACGATGGAACAGGTCTACGACCTGTTTCCCATCCTGCGCGACAAGCGGCGCCAGGCGGCGGGCGAATTGTCCGGCGGGCAGCGCCAGCAGGTCGCCGTGGGCCGCGCGCTGATGACCCAACCCAAGGTGCTGATGCTGGACGAGCCGACCGCCGGGGTCAGCCCCATCGTCATGGACGAACTCTTTGACCGCATCATCGAGGTGGCGCGCACCGGCATCCCGATCCTGATGGTCGAGCAGAACGCCCGTCAGGCGCTGGAGATCGCCGACAAGGGCTATGTGCTGGTTCAGGGCGCCAACGCCCATACCGGCAGCGGCAAGGATCTGCTGGCCGACCCCGAGGTCCGCCGCAGTTTTCTGGGGGGCTGA
- a CDS encoding branched-chain amino acid ABC transporter permease translates to MDFLNAVVALSNFVIIPALAYGSQLALGALGVTLIYGILRFSNFAHGDTMAFGTAIVVLATWWLQSLGVSLGPFPTALLALPIGIAGCAALVLGTDRVVYRFYRTQKAKPVILVIVSMGVMFVMNGLVRFIIGPDDQRFADGERFIISAREFKAWSGLDEGLALKSTQALTLVTAVVVVAALFWFLNRTRTGKSMRAYSDNEDLALLSGINPERVVTVTWIIVAALATIAGTLYGLDKSFKPFTYFQLLLPIFAAAIVGGLGSPLGAIAGGFVISFSEVTITYAWKKVLGYLAPEGLEPSGLVQLLSTDYKFAVSFMILLVVLLFRPTGLFRGKSV, encoded by the coding sequence ATGGATTTTCTCAACGCCGTCGTGGCGCTTTCCAATTTCGTCATCATTCCCGCGCTGGCCTATGGCAGCCAATTGGCCCTCGGCGCGCTTGGGGTCACGCTGATCTACGGCATCCTGCGGTTCTCCAACTTCGCGCATGGCGACACCATGGCCTTTGGCACCGCGATCGTGGTGCTGGCGACCTGGTGGTTGCAATCCCTGGGCGTGTCCCTTGGCCCCTTTCCCACCGCGCTGTTGGCGTTGCCCATCGGAATCGCGGGCTGCGCGGCTCTGGTGCTGGGCACCGACCGGGTCGTCTACCGGTTCTACCGCACGCAAAAGGCCAAACCGGTGATTCTGGTCATCGTTTCCATGGGGGTGATGTTCGTGATGAACGGGCTGGTGCGGTTCATCATCGGCCCGGATGACCAGCGCTTTGCCGATGGCGAACGGTTCATCATCTCCGCCCGGGAGTTCAAGGCCTGGTCCGGCCTGGACGAGGGGCTGGCGCTGAAATCCACCCAGGCGCTGACGCTGGTCACGGCGGTGGTCGTGGTGGCGGCGCTGTTCTGGTTCCTGAACCGCACCCGCACCGGCAAGTCCATGCGCGCCTATTCCGACAACGAGGATCTGGCCCTGCTGTCGGGCATCAATCCCGAACGCGTCGTGACCGTCACCTGGATCATCGTCGCCGCACTGGCGACCATCGCCGGGACGCTTTACGGGCTGGACAAAAGCTTCAAGCCGTTCACCTATTTCCAACTGCTGCTGCCCATCTTCGCGGCCGCCATCGTCGGCGGCCTGGGCTCGCCTCTCGGGGCGATCGCGGGCGGGTTCGTCATCTCCTTCTCCGAGGTGACCATCACCTATGCCTGGAAGAAAGTGCTGGGCTACCTGGCGCCCGAGGGGCTGGAACCCTCGGGCCTGGTGCAGCTGCTGTCGACGGATTACAAGTTCGCCGTCAGTTTCATGATCCTTCTCGTGGTGCTGCTGTTCCGGCCCACGGGACTATTCCGGGGGAAATCGGTATGA